One stretch of Ipomoea triloba cultivar NCNSP0323 chromosome 8, ASM357664v1 DNA includes these proteins:
- the LOC116027555 gene encoding UDP-glycosyltransferase 74E1-like, whose amino-acid sequence MSRESNNILVVSFPAQGHLNPMIQFCTHLATKGVKITLVLTERASKYLQTPAGTASLIEVELIPDVLPGGGVAEVPYNTETTIAHLRASFSVGLPQVIERRKSSGKTPKLVLYDSIVPWILELAKGCGLQGAALFTQPCCVSAFYYHVFNGHAGIPPGNSGTAVVSLPGMPPMGPNDLPSFSYFKDDSQFVQSVVVNQFVNIEQFCTHLATKGVKITLVLTERASKYLQTPAGTASLIEVELIPDVLPGGGVAEVPYNTETTIAHLRASFSVGLPQVIERRKSSGKTPKLVLYDSIVPWILELAKGCGLQGAALFTQPCCVSAFYYHVFNGHAGIPPGNSGTAVVSLPGMPPMGPNDLPSFSYFKDDSQFWIGSFNSFDKLEEEILRWMRSKWAVKTIGPLIPSMYLKDNKEEDHRISLFKPLSQACMDWLTTRQPNSVVYISFGSLACLTEEQMAEFATALAESNHNFLWVVRESEETKLPKDFKSKTSEKGLIVKWCPQLQVLSHGTIACFMTHCGWNSALEALMLGVPMIAVPQWADQQMNAKYVVDVWETRVRPKANQKGIVTKDEIKGCIREVMEEEKGKRLKRNAVKWKGLAEEALLEGGSSHSTIEHFISHLSSI is encoded by the exons ATGTCTAGAGAAAGCAATAACATACTGGTGGTTTCGTTCCCGGCGCAAGGCCACCTGAATCCAATGATCCAGTTCTGCACGCACTTGGCCACGAAAGGCGTGAAAATCACGCTCGTCCTCACGGAGCGGGCGAGCAAATACCTTCAAACTCCGGCCGGCACCGCCTCCTTGATCGAGGTGGAGCTCATTCCCGACGTCCTCCCCGGAGGCGGCGTCGCCGAAGTTCCGTATAATACGGAGACGACGATCGCGCATCTCCGAGCGAGTTTTTCGGTAGGGTTACCGCAGGTGATCGAGAGGCGAAAATCGTCTGGAAAAACGCCCAAATTGGTGTTGTATGATTCAATTGTGCCGTGGATTTTGGAATTGGCGAAAGGATGTGGATTACAGGGCGCGGCGCTGTTCACTCAGCCTTGCTGCGTTAGCGCGTTTTACTATCATGTGTTCAACGGCCACGCGGGAATTCCGCCGGGAAATTCGGGAACCGCCGTGGTGTCTCTCCCTGGTATGCCGCCCATGGGCCCCAATGATTTGCCGTCTTTTAGCTACTTCAAAGATGATTCTCAGTTCGTTCAGTCCGTTGTTGTCAATCAGTTCGTGAACATCGAGCAA TTCTGCACGCACTTGGCCACGAAAGGCGTGAAAATCACGCTCGTCCTCACGGAGCGGGCGAGCAAATACCTTCAAACTCCGGCCGGCACCGCCTCCTTGATCGAGGTGGAGCTCATTCCCGACGTCCTCCCCGGAGGCGGCGTCGCCGAAGTTCCGTATAATACGGAGACGACGATCGCGCATCTCCGAGCGAGTTTTTCGGTAGGGTTACCGCAGGTGATCGAGAGGCGAAAATCGTCTGGAAAAACGCCCAAATTGGTGTTGTATGATTCAATTGTGCCGTGGATTTTGGAATTGGCGAAAGGATGTGGATTACAGGGCGCGGCGCTGTTCACTCAGCCTTGCTGCGTTAGCGCGTTTTACTATCATGTGTTCAACGGCCACGCGGGAATTCCGCCGGGAAATTCGGGAACCGCCGTGGTGTCTCTCCCTGGTATGCCGCCCATGGGCCCCAATGATTTGCCGTCTTTTAGCTACTTCAAAGATGATTCTCAGTTC TGGATTGGATCTTTCAATAGTTTCGACAAGTTGGAAGAAGAG ATACTGAGATGGATGAGAAGTAAATGGGCAGTAAAAACCATAGGACCATTGATTCCTTCAATGTACCTAAAAGACAACAAAGAAGAAGACCACAGAATCAGCCTCTTCAAGCCCCTCTCACAAGCCTGCATGGACTGGCTAACCACGAGACAGCCCAACTCAGTGGTCTACATATCATTTGGCAGCCTCGCCTGCCTAACAGAAGAACAGATGGCAGAATTCGCCACCGCATTAGCTGAGAGCAACCACAACTTCTTGTGGGTCGTCAGGGAATCCGAAGAAACCAAACTCCCCAAAGATTTCAAATCCAAGACATCAGAAAAAGGTCTAATCGTAAAATGGTGCCCTCAGCTCCAGGTCCTGTCCCACGGGACAATCGCCTGTTTCATGACGCACTGCGGGTGGAACTCGGCCCTAGAAGCGCTCATGCTCGGGGTGCCGATGATCGCGGTGCCCCAGTGGGCTGATCAGCAAATGAACGCCAAGTATGTTGTGGATGTATGGGAGACAAGAGTGAGACCAAAAGCTAACCAAAAGGGAATTGTaacaaaagatgaaataaaaGGTTGCATAAGGGAAGTGATGGAAGAAGAGAAAGGGAAAAGGCTAAAGAGAAATGCTGTGAAGTGGAAGGGATTAGCAGAGGAGGCATTGCTTGAAGGTGGAAGCTCTCACAGTACCATAGAGCATTTCATCTCACACCTTTCATCCATTTGA
- the LOC116027905 gene encoding UDP glycosyltransferase 9-like: protein MSSEGVNILAVPFPVQGRLNPMVQFCTHLATKGVKVTLLLTQTATKSLQIPTATASLIAVELIPDVLPDRAADTPPQNTETTIAQLRATFSQGLPHVIEKLKRNAESPKVVLYDSVLPWILGLAKGFGLQGAALFTQPCCVCAVFYHIFNGDVEIPSEKSAVLSLPGMPLMGTNDLPFFGYLNDDSKYVQSLLANQFLNIDQVDWIFFNSFDKLEEKILKWMRSKWAVKTIGPLIPSVNLKDSKEEDHRISFFKPHSQACMDWLSMRDSNSVIYVSFGSLASLTQEQMAEIATALAEINHHFLWVVRESEETKLPKDFKSKTSEKGLIVKWCPQLLVLSHGATACFMTHCGWNSALEALMLGVPMIAVPQCADQHMNAKYVVDVWETGVRPKANQKGIVTKEEIKACIREVMEEEKGKRLKRNTVKWKGLAEEAVLEGGSSHTTIQNFISRVSSI, encoded by the exons ATGTCTAGCGAAGGCGTAAACATACTCGCCGTTCCATTCCCGGTGCAAGGCCGCCTGAACCCAATGGTCCAATTCTGCACCCACTTAGCCACCAAAGGCGTCAAAGTCACACTCCTCCTCACCCAAACCGCCACCAAATCCCTCCAAATACCCACCGCCACCGCCTCCTTGATCGCCGTGGAGCTCATTCCCGACGTCCTCCCCGACCGCGCCGCCGACACGCCCCCGCAGAACACGGAGACAACTATTGCTCAGCTCCGAGCAACTTTTTCCCAGGGCTTACCACACGTTATCGAGAAGCTAAAGCGAAATGCGGAATCACCCAAAGTGGTTTTGTATGATTCCGTTCTGCCATGGATTCTGGGCTTGGCGAAAGGATTTGGGTTACAGGGTGCGGCGCTTTTCACTCAACCTTGCTGCGTCTGCGCCGTTTTCTATCATATATTCAACGGCGACGTGGAAATCCCGTCGGAAAAATCCGCCGTGCTGTCTCTCCCGGGCATGCCGCTCATGGGGACCAATGATTTGCCTTTTTTCGGTTACCTCAACGATGATTCGAAGTACGTTCAGTCTCTGCTTGCCAATCAGTTCTTGAACATCGATCAAGTGGATTGGATCTTCTTCAATAGTTTCGACAAGTTGGAAGAAAAG ATACTGAAATGGATGAGAAGCAAATGGGCAGTAAAAACCATAGGACCATTGATTCCTTCAGTGAACCTTAAAGACAGCAAAGAAGAAGACCACAGAATCAGCTTCTTCAAGCCCCACTCACAAGCCTGCATGGATTGGCTAAGTATGAGAGACTCCAACTCTGTAATCTACGTATCATTTGGCAGCCTCGCCAGCCTAACACAAGAACAAATGGCGGAAATCGCAACCGCATTGGCCGAGATCAACCACCACTTCTTGTGGGTCGTCAGGGAATCCGAAGAAACCAAGCTCCCCAAAGATTTCAAGTCCAAGACATCAGAAAAAGGTCTGATCGTGAAATGGTGCCCTCAGCTCCTGGTCCTGTCCCACGGGGCAACCGCGTGTTTCATGACACATTGCGGGTGGAACTCAGCCCTGGAAGCACTCATGCTCGGGGTGCCAATGATAGCGGTGCCCCAGTGCGCTGATCAGCATATGAATGCCAAGTATGTTGTGGATGTATGGGAGACAGGAGTGAGGCCAAAGGCTAACCAAAAGGGAATTGtaacaaaagaagaaatcaaagctTGCATAAGGGAAGTGATGGAAGAAGAGAAAGGGAAAAGGCTAAAGAGAAATACTGTGAAGTGGAAGGGATTAGCAGAGGAGGCAGTGCTTGAAGGTGGAAGCTCTCACACTACCATACAGAACTTCATCTCACGAGTTTCATCCATTTGA
- the LOC116027357 gene encoding probable methyltransferase PMT20, translated as MKHKDKDGKPLTHPDKRSRKVPVAILFLVLCGFSFYLGRIFCSEKEKFVVNDVGKKDESPQETEISSGSGSSALQIKATSFPECSPDSQDYTPCTDPKRWRRYDPHRLSFLERHCPPMFERQECLVPPPDGYKLPIKWPKSRDECWYRNVPYDWINKQKSNQHWLKKEGEKFHFPGGGTMFPDGVGKYVDLMQSLIPGMKDGTIRTAIDTGCGVASWGGDLLDRGILTVSLAPRDNHEAQVQFALERGIPAILGIISTQRLPFPSSSFDMAHCSRCLIPWTEFGGLYLLEINRILRPGGFWVLSGPPVNYEHRWKGWNTTIEEQKSDYEKLQELLTSMCFKLYKKKDDIAVWQKLADSSCYKKLDDPDAYLPKCDDSTEPDSAWYTPLRACVVVPNQKAKKLELKSLPKWPQRLSTAPERVSYVRGGSGGAFNHDSNKWKTRVKHYKKLLPALGTDKIRNVMDMNTLYGGFAAALNDDPLWVMNVVSTYSANTLPVVYDRGLIGVYHDWCEPFSTYPRTYDLLHLDGHFTAESHRCEMKYVLLEMDRVLRPNGYALIRDSSYFVDAISTLAKGMRWSCRKEDTEYSVENEKILICQKKLWYSSKKSSR; from the exons ATGAAGCATAAAGATAAAGATGGGAAGCCCTTAACTCACCCGGATAAAAGATCCAGGAAAGTCCCAGTGGCAATACTGTTCTTGGTTCTGTGTGGGTTTTCATTCTATCTTGGTAGGATCTTCTGTTCTGAGAAGGAGAAATTTGTTGTTAATGATGTTGGCAAGAAAGATGAATCTCCCCAGGAAACTGAAATTTCCTCTGGCTCGGGCTCTAGCGCGCTGCAAATCAAAGCCACTTCCTTTCCCGAGTGCAGCCCGGACTCACAAGACTACACCCCGTGCACAGATCCGAAG AGGTGGAGGAGGTACGATCCTCATCGGTTAAGTTTCTTGGAACGCCATTGCCCTCCGATGTTTGAACGACAGGAATGTTTGGTTCCTCCACCTGATGGCTATAAATTGCCCATCAAATGGCCAAAGAGCAGAGATGAATGTTGGTACAG AAATGTTCCATATGATTGgattaacaaacaaaaatctAACCAACATTGGCTAAAGAAAGAAGGGGAGAAATTCCACTTTCCTGGAGGAGGTACAATGTTCCCTGATGGTGTTGGCAAATATGTTGATCTGATGCAAAGTCTGATTCCTGGTATGAAAGATGGCACAATTAGAACTGCCATTGATACTGGATGTGGG GTTGCAAGCTGGGGAGGGGATTTACTAGATCGTGGGATTCTTACGGTTTCTCTCGCACCCAGAGATAACCATGAGGCCCAGGTTCAGTTCGCTTTGGAGCGTGGAATTCCTGCAATTCTTGGAATCATTTCGACACAGCGCCTTCCTTTCCCTTCGAGTTCTTTCGATATGGCTCATTGCTCAAGATGTCTCATTCCATGGACTGAATTTG GTGGACTCTACCTTCTTGAGATAAATCGTATACTTCGCCCGGGGGGTTTCTGGGTGCTCTCTGGACCTCCGGTGAACTATGAGCACCGCTGGAAAGGATGGAACACCACAATCGAAGAGCAGAAATCAGATTACGAGAAATTGCAAGAATTGCTCACTTCAATGTGCTTTAAACTGTACAAGAAAAAGGATGACATTGCTGTTTGGCAAAAATTAGCAGACAGCAGTTGCTATAAGAAGCTTGATGATCCCGACGCCTACCTTCCAAAATGTGATGATAGTACCGAGCCAGATTCAGCCTGGTATACACCACTTCGGGCTTGTGTTGTTGTCCCGAACCAAAAAGCTAAGAAACTCGAATTAAAATCTCTCCCCAAGTGGCCTCAGAGGTTGAGCACTGCTCCAGAACGCGTTTCCTATGTTCGTGGAGGAAGCGGTGGTGCCTTCAATCACGACAGCAATAAATGGAAGACGAGAGTGAAGCACTACAAGAAGTTGCTCCCTGCCCTTGGCACTGATAAGATACGAAACGTTATGGATATGAACACGTTATATGGAGGTTTCGCTGCTGCCCTGAACGACGATCCTCTATGGGTTATGAATGTGGTTTCTACCTACTCAGCAAATACACTTCCAGTAGTGTATGACAGGGGTCTGATTGGTGTCTATCATGACTG GTGTGAGCCGTTTTCAACATACCCGAGAACATATGATCTGCTTCATCTAGATGGCCACTTCACCGCGGAGAGTCACAG ATGTGAGATGAAGTATGTTCTTCTGGAAATGGACCGCGTTCTGAGGCCCAACGGGTATGCATTGATTCGGGACTCCAGCTACTTCGTTGATGCTATTTCGACGCTAGCCAAGGGGATGAGATGGAGCTGTCGTAAAGAGGACACAGAATACAGCGTCGAAAATGAGAAGATCTTGATTTGCCAGAAGAAGCTCTGGTACTCGTCGAAGAAAAGCTCGAGATGa